In Streptomyces sp. HUAS ZL42, the DNA window AGCGTCGCCTGCTGGTGGCGCTGGGTCTCCGAGCTGCGCGCCGGGGGCTGGTACTGCGAGGTCAGACCCTGGTCGCCGCCCTTGGAGTTGAAGTGGTTGGCGATCACGAAGACCGTGCGGCCGCGGAAGACGAACTCGCCGGCCAGCGGCTTGCGGCTGGTCTGCCAGGCCTCGTTCGCCGGGTCGATGCGGCCGGGGGAGACGGTCAGCTGGGCCTTGCCGTTCACCTTGGTCACACCGACGGCCGTGGTCGCGTCGCCGCCCGCGCGGTCCGTGAAGGAGACCCGCTCCGGGTTGAACAGGAACACCTGGCGGATGTTGCCGCCCGGCTGGCCGCCGTCGGTGTTGTTGGCGGGGTCGATGGAACGCCAGTCGTACTTCGGGCCGCCCGCCGCGACGATCGCGTCGATCAGCTTCGTCATCGTCACGTCGGCGGCGGTCGTCCCGTCGTTCGTCGCGCCGTTGTTGTCCTGGATCTCCTCCAGGGACACGATGTCGGGTGACTTCAGGTTGTTCACGATCGCGGAGGCGTGCTCCTCGAACGTGGCGTCGGACGGGTCGAGGTTCTCGACGTTGTACGTCGCGACCGCCAGCTCGCCGCCACGCTGCTTGCGCGTGGACTCGCGCTGCAGACCGGCGCTCTTCAGGGTGCCGATCTCGTTGGCGACGAGCGTGTAGCCGCCGAACTGGTTGTAGTCCAGCGGGCCCGTGGTGGTACCGGTGAGCGTGTCGCCGACGTTCGCGACCGGGAAGGCGGCCGTCGAGCCCAGCGACTGGATCTGCAGTCGGCCGGTGTTCTGGGAGTCGTAGGAGCCGTACAGCGTCCCGCCGCGGCGGGTGGTGTGCTCGCGCGGCTTCACCGTGACCCACAGCTCGGTGAACGGGTCGGTGGCGCCCACCACGCGGGCGTCGGCGACCTGGACGTTCATGCCCTCCAGGGACTCGTAGTGGTCCAGGGCGTACTTGGCGGGGTCGAGCGTCAGACCGTTGATCGAGCCGCTCGCGGCGGTGTCGCCGGCCGGGGCGTACGCGGCCGGCACGGACTTCGCGTCGACCACCGTCGGGGCCGGTACCGCGTTGCCGCTCGACAGGACCGTCACCGTCGGCTTGGTGATCTCGGTCAGCGACTGGTTGCCGGAGGAGGTGCCGCCGGGCACGTACTCCGAGACCGTGCCGGTGACCGTGACGGAGTCGCCGACGGCGACCTTCGGGGTGGAGCCGGTGAAGACGAAGACGCCTTCACTGGTGGCCGGGTTGTCG includes these proteins:
- a CDS encoding endonuclease/exonuclease/phosphatase family protein, which gives rise to MTSRSSARLAALTVAAVCSAASTVVLTSPAHADTARIHDIQGATRISPYAGQKVTDVAGIVTGVRTYGSSRGFWIQDPTPDDNPATSEGVFVFTGSTPKVAVGDSVTVTGTVSEYVPGGTSSGNQSLTEITKPTVTVLSSGNAVPAPTVVDAKSVPAAYAPAGDTAASGSINGLTLDPAKYALDHYESLEGMNVQVADARVVGATDPFTELWVTVKPREHTTRRGGTLYGSYDSQNTGRLQIQSLGSTAAFPVANVGDTLTGTTTGPLDYNQFGGYTLVANEIGTLKSAGLQRESTRKQRGGELAVATYNVENLDPSDATFEEHASAIVNNLKSPDIVSLEEIQDNNGATNDGTTAADVTMTKLIDAIVAAGGPKYDWRSIDPANNTDGGQPGGNIRQVFLFNPERVSFTDRAGGDATTAVGVTKVNGKAQLTVSPGRIDPANEAWQTSRKPLAGEFVFRGRTVFVIANHFNSKGGDQGLTSQYQPPARSSETQRHQQATLVNAFVKDILDTQKNADVIALGDINDFEFSDTAKILEGEGELWSAIKSLPKSERYTYDYQGNSQVLDQILVSPSIRRGCDFEYDSVHINSEFNDQISDHDPQVLRFHP